ACTGTCACGCCACCAGCTCCCGCCAAGATAACAGACCTTCTCGTGTTGTAAAACTCTCGATAAACTGGCACCAGCTTTCTCGCAATCGACAGCTTAATCTCCTCCCTTAGCTCTACATCCGGTACGACGCATGCACCTTGCTTACCATACGCCCTCTCGAACCCCTCGCTGAATTTTTCAAACCTATCCTTCACTTCCTCAGCCGACATCTCAACCGTTCGATTCTCAGGTAAGGTCGCTAACACCGGTCCCCACGCAAGCCTCTTATAGCTGTCGGAGAACTGCTTAATCTTAGCGACGTGCCTCTTGACCCAGTCGTCGCCGAGGAGCCGCTTTAGGTTCGATGAGCGAGCACGTGAGACCACGTGACGGAGGTTGTTGGTGAGGAAGAGATACTGCACGGAGCAGTCCTTGTAGTAATTCGCTTTACGGTCGATTTTACAAAGGAGGACGAGGATAAGCCACGCGAATCTGATGGCTAGCTCCGACGTCGGCGAGTCGTCGGAGTCGGAGACGTTCAGGTAAGACTCCGGGATCAGCGATCTGTCCGGCGGAGGAGATCCGGCGAGGATGTCGACGAGGACGTTGCTGTAGTCGGCGAGGAGAGAGATGAGGCTCACGACGGAAAGAGTCAGCGGATGCACTCCTCCGCCGTGAACAACCACCTTGGAAGAGTCTTTATGGATTCTTGATTCGAATTCAAGAAGGAGCGATCGAATGGATTCGCTGAGAGAGACGAGAGACTTGAGCGCTTGAGATCGCACGACGGAGGTTGAATCAAACGAGAAGATTGCTTCGATAGCTCGCCAGTTGCCGGCGACGGAGGTGTACATGTCAAGCAGCCGGAAAATAATCTCCTTTGGAGGATTCTTCTTGCTTGTTTTGAAAGCAACGATCTCCGGGAAGGTGAAGAGAAGAATCGCTCCTTCTCGAGATATTTCACTAAAGCAAGACTCTCTAATCGAATCAGAGGCTTCGAAGACGTGATCGCAAAGAATCTTCTCTCCTTTGAAAAGAGTCTCCATGGAGACTTTCACCGCTTCTAACCAGCTTCTGATCTTTAACTCCACGTCCTCCCATGACATTCTCTTCGCTTTCGCCGTTGTTATTTTCTCCACTTCGAGACGGTAAACACCTTCGTCGATGATAGACTTTCTGATGCTTTTGTATATGCTTATACACTCCTTCGCGTAGCCGGAACCGATCATGCACTCAGCGATGGATCTTAACTCCGTCATGACGTTACTAGAAGCCTCTTCTACTTCGACGATTGAGTCACCTCCCGTGTGTGAATCTTCGTCTTCTATAAAATCTGAGTTGCTAGATCTCTCTGAGGTGAGTGATGATCGTGTGGAGACTGATTCTGGATCGAGATAAGCACGGTTCATGGAGAGGATCTGGTAAAACTCTTTTTGCAGCCTCTTCGTAGCGATCTCCATCAGTCTCTGAGCTCTCACGAGCCTCTCAGAGTTTGCATCCTCGCTCACGAGCAGGTCCATCGTCTTCTGAAGGTCTTTCACTCGGTCGATGAACACCATGGCTTCTTGTTTGTTCTCGTAGAACATGGAAGTGGCTTTGGCGTAAGTGGATGTCTCTGTGCTCCATCTCTCGATTACGTCAGCCGCAGATTCGATGATTCCGTAGACAGCCGCCGATTCCAAACTCTGGCGTGGCGTTAAAGTCAGTGGAGGTTGATGATCCGACGACGTTTTGGCGACACAACATAAGTTTCTCATTGTTGAAAGTAACAGTATTGGTTACTAATGCAAGTTGTGAATGATTTTATGAGGGAGAGGATTAAACGTGAGTGTTTATAGGAAACAACAGGGTTTGAGCGACGTCGTTTAAACTTGTGGAGAGGAAGGAACGAATAAAGTTGTTGTTGACTTTTGACCTTTTCCGATTTGTTTTAACTCTGGGCCTACACGTGTAGTGGGCTTTGCATGGTTTTATGTATCTTCTCCAAAATTCTCGAAATGATGATAGTGTATTATTGAACGTATAATGTATGATTTTGACCCTGATCATGACCCATGAGCCAACCGTCAATTACAAACTTGAATTTACTACCTTACTTGTCGATTTAACCCTAAGAGCATGAATATCGGTGTCCCTGGACCGATATCTTCGCCTTTTTGGGATTTAAATTAAGTGAAAAAGGCCTAATAATGCTTGGGACGAAAGATGAAAGTCCCCGGTTAAGAACTTTTTTGGTCGTGTCCTTAGGAACACGTGGCATCAAACATTCacgtttctttctctctctctcgacggatcaacttctctccttctctcgcGAAAGGTCGATGACTCCGGCTCTCTCTGTTGTTTCTggtgagaagaaagaagaacctGAAACCAAGGCTGTTGGATCGTCGGCGGCAGAGGATGATGTATCTTCTCCGGTGGATGATGTTCAGAAGAAGATTCGACATGCTGAGAGGTTTGGAGTTTCGGTGAAGCTAACCGAAGAGGAGAAGCGCAATTCTCGTGCTGAGATGTTAGATTAGGGTTACAAAAGGCGGTGGTGGCGCAGTCGTACGCAAGGATCTTAAGGGAAGGGGAGAATGTTTTGATTAATCATATGACGGGGAAGGAGTATAGGCTTAAGGCGATTGGTGATGTCGGGCCTGTGGTTGATGCTGGTGGTATCATTGCGTATGCGAGGAAAGCTGGGATGATTCCTTCCGCAGCTGCTTGATTGATTTCTCCGTAAGAGATGAAGATTGCTAATTTTTGGAATGTGATTGATTTCTTATTGTCTATGgagatcttcttcatctccagaTCTCGAATCGGTTTGTATATCTCTTCCCAtgttttgctctgttttgaGCTTTCTTCAGattcaatcatatatatagtttagtaTTCAAATTTTTCGTGTTAGATGGATGGACTTAGATTGGTTAAACTCGTATCATTACATCATCTTTATATCTCCCTTACATAGTTGGCTTcaatgaaaatgattttttttttttttttgagatttggCAATGGTAGAGAGCtgtgttaatgttttatttcagGTTGGTGAAGCAATAGTTCTTGATGGGATTGTATCATCGCCATTACGAAGGCCACACGCGCTAAAGAAGCAGTGGGAGGACTTGGGTAGCCAGATTGAGAATTTTGATTGTTCCGAGTTCCCTACGGTAATAagcaaatattattatatcagGCTTTTTTGGAAGCTTTGGGTGTCTCCATGTACTTAAATATCTTTCCTTTTTATCTTTGATAAGAGAATTGCTGGAGAGATCAAATCATTCTCAACTGAAGGATGGGTTGCTCCAAAGCTTTCCAAACGGATGGACAAGTTCATGCTCTATCTTCTCACTGCTGGTAAGAAAGCTTTAGCTGATGGTGGTGTAACTTCTGATGAAGTAATGGCTGAGTTTAACAAAGTCAAATGTGGAGTTTTGATTGGCTCTGTAATGGGTGGCATGAAGGTACACTCTGAAGCCAAAGATTGGGGAATTATTTGCTAATCGTTGCATCTCTAACAATCTGGTAGTGATACAGGTCTTCAATGATGCTATTGTAAGCGCTGAAGATCTCTTACAAGAAGATGAATCCTTTGTGTGtacccactacaagaaaacaggttTTTACCTACTGGAAGAATAGTAGCTAATCGGTAGCTAAATCAAGATTAGCGACTGATTTACGACTAATTAAGCATGTCGTTATAGTGTGCGTCGCTAAAGTCCTTAACAATGTCCTAatctaaaaataacaataaaaaactctAAGGACTTAA
The DNA window shown above is from Brassica oleracea var. oleracea cultivar TO1000 unplaced genomic scaffold, BOL UnpScaffold01678, whole genome shotgun sequence and carries:
- the LOC106321448 gene encoding 3-oxoacyl-[acyl-carrier-protein] synthase II, chloroplastic-like, which gives rise to MKIANFWNVIDFLLSMEIFFISRSRIGLYISSHVLLCFEDLGSQIENFDCSEFPTRIAGEIKSFSTEGWVAPKLSKRMDKFMLYLLTAGKKALADGGVTSDEVMAEFNKVKCGVLIGSVMGGMKVFNDAIVSAEDLLQEDESFVCTHYKKTGFYLLEE
- the LOC106321449 gene encoding exocyst complex component EXO70A1-like; the encoded protein is MRNLCCVAKTSSDHQPPLTLTPRQSLESAAVYGIIESAADVIERWSTETSTYAKATSMFYENKQEAMVFIDRVKDLQKTMDLLVSEDANSERLVRAQRLMEIATKRLQKEFYQILSMNRAYLDPESVSTRSSLTSERSSNSDFIEDEDSHTGGDSIVEVEEASSNVMTELRSIAECMIGSGYAKECISIYKSIRKSIIDEGVYRLEVEKITTAKAKRMSWEDVELKIRSWLEAVKVSMETLFKGEKILCDHVFEASDSIRESCFSEISREGAILLFTFPEIVAFKTSKKNPPKEIIFRLLDMYTSVAGNWRAIEAIFSFDSTSVVRSQALKSLVSLSESIRSLLLEFESRIHKDSSKVVVHGGGVHPLTLSVVSLISLLADYSNVLVDILAGSPPPDRSLIPESYLNVSDSDDSPTSELAIRFAWLILVLLCKIDRKANYYKDCSVQYLFLTNNLRHVVSRARSSNLKRLLGDDWVKRHVAKIKQFSDSYKRLAWGPVLATLPENRTVEMSAEEVKDRFEKFSEGFERAYGKQGACVVPDVELREEIKLSIARKLVPVYREFYNTRRSVILAGAGGVTVVRFTPDDIENHLSNLFSGEGISGSSSVSSPSSCRSRQSTS